GACACAAACACGCCCTCGTGCGACACAAACACACCCTCGTGCGACACAAACACACCCTCGTGCGACACCATCATGCCCTCATGCGACACAAACACGCCCTCGTGCGACACAAACGCCCTCGTGTGACACCATCACGCCCTCGTGTGACACAAACACGCCCTTGTGTGACACAAACGCGCCCTCGTGCGACACCATCACGCCCTCGTGTGACACCATCACGCCCTCGTGCGACACAAACGCACCCTCGTGTGACACCATCATGCCCTCGTGCGACACAAACACGCCCTCGTGCGACACAAACACGCCCTCGTGTGACACAAACACACCCTCGTGTGACACAAACACGCCCTCGTGTGACACAAACACACCATCGTGCGACACCATCACACCCTCGTGCGACACAAACACGCCCTCGTGTGACACCATCACGCCCTCGTGTGACACAAACACACCATCGTGCGACACCATCATGCCCTCGTGCAACACAAAGACACCCTCATGTGACACAAACGTGTCATCGTGTGACACAAACACACCCTCGTGCGACACAAACATGTCATCGTGCAACACAAACACACCCTCGTGTGACACAAATGTGTCATCGCGCGACACAAACACGCCCTCGTGTGACACAATTGTGTTACTGTACAACATGGACACACCCTTGTGTGACACAA
The Meleagris gallopavo isolate NT-WF06-2002-E0010 breed Aviagen turkey brand Nicholas breeding stock unplaced genomic scaffold, Turkey_5.1 ChrUn_random_7180001951202, whole genome shotgun sequence genome window above contains:
- the LOC109365021 gene encoding salivary glue protein Sgs-4-like; this encodes QTRPRATQTHPRATQTHPRATPSCPHATQTRPRATQTPSCDTITPSCDTNTPLCDTNAPSCDTITPSCDTITPSCDTNAPSCDTIMPSCDTNTPSCDTNTPSCDTNTPSCDTNTPSCDTNTPSCDTITPSCDTNTPSCDTITPSCDTNTPSCDTIMPSCNTKTPSCDTNVSSCDTNTPSCDTNMSSCNTNTPSCDTNVSSRDTNTPSCDTIVLLYNMDTPLCDTIVSLCNTNTPSCDTNVSQCNTNTPLCGTNTPL